Proteins encoded by one window of Arachis hypogaea cultivar Tifrunner chromosome 1, arahy.Tifrunner.gnm2.J5K5, whole genome shotgun sequence:
- the LOC112795161 gene encoding uncharacterized protein isoform X3, producing the protein MILMAKFQLEHNWRVSILQLMKKTPIFMENLLTRNVKNLSMCLSIINVFELVRSLKPTYTQFPFGTRACSARTTIFIYATAFTKTAPSRASLIETPVLWLGRLCIFYALLKAGLAGSHANPLVSELKISDGNDSADLGFSKWTHAILEKPGLIELFSFWDIGNYYGVQLLDASVTKYQDYVQNLDALS; encoded by the exons ATGATCTTGATGGCAAAATTCCAATTGGAACACAACTGGAGAGTTTCGATCCTGCAACTTATGAAGAAAACCCCAATCTTTATGGAGAACCTCTTAACAAGAAATGTCAAAAATTTATCAATGTGTTTGAGTATTATCAATGTGTTTGAGTTAG TGAGATCACTGAAGCCTACTTATACACAGTTTCCATTTGGTACAAGAGCATGTTCTGCTCGGACTACAATTTTTATATATGCTACAGCTTTT ACCAAGACCGCACCCTCACGTGCCTCTTTGATCGAGACCCCAGTCCTCTGGCTTGGCAGGCTCTGCATCTTCTACGCCCTCCTTAAGGCTGGGCTAGCTGGATCTCATGCCAACCCACTTGTCTCAG AATTGAAAATCAGTGACGGCAATGATTCTGCTGATTTAGGGTTCTCTAAATGGACACATGCTATACTTGAAAAACCAGGTCTGATTGAGCTGTTTTCTTTTTGGGATATTGGGAACTATTACGGTGTTCAGCTTCTTGATGCTTCAGTGACAAAGTACCAAGATTATG TTCAAAATTTGGATGCATTATCATAG
- the LOC112795161 gene encoding uncharacterized protein isoform X6: MRSLKPTYTQFPFGTRACSARTTIFIYATAFTKTAPSRASLIETPVLWLGRLCIFYALLKAGLAGSHANPLVSELKISDGNDSADLGFSKWTHAILEKPGLIELFSFWDIGNYYGVQLLDASVTKYQDYVQNLDALS, from the exons A TGAGATCACTGAAGCCTACTTATACACAGTTTCCATTTGGTACAAGAGCATGTTCTGCTCGGACTACAATTTTTATATATGCTACAGCTTTT ACCAAGACCGCACCCTCACGTGCCTCTTTGATCGAGACCCCAGTCCTCTGGCTTGGCAGGCTCTGCATCTTCTACGCCCTCCTTAAGGCTGGGCTAGCTGGATCTCATGCCAACCCACTTGTCTCAG AATTGAAAATCAGTGACGGCAATGATTCTGCTGATTTAGGGTTCTCTAAATGGACACATGCTATACTTGAAAAACCAGGTCTGATTGAGCTGTTTTCTTTTTGGGATATTGGGAACTATTACGGTGTTCAGCTTCTTGATGCTTCAGTGACAAAGTACCAAGATTATG TTCAAAATTTGGATGCATTATCATAG
- the LOC112800151 gene encoding uncharacterized protein has protein sequence MDEYPLSGLESHPRRFKAHWFKSFSWLEYSPEVDAAFCLPCYLFSRKSSPFTSEGFRNWKKVNNGKDCAFLSHVGKSLNSPHNIAVKSCKDLLNQLCHIDKVLAKQSSQQVLSNRLRLKASIDTVKWLTFQACAFRGHDESHESQNRGNFLEMLKLLASYNKETAGIWPPPFAVSRVVYTSPSIQKEILHVFARKVQNEIRNEIGNAKFCLIVDEARDESRREQMALVVRFVDKHGFVKERLIDVVHVKDTTSATLKQEICSALSHHNLNIQNVRGQGYDGASNMRGEWKGLQALIIQECPYAYYVHCFAHQLQLALVAAAKEVVDVHAFFQSLSNIINVVCSSCKRNDELRSAYATEISHLVATNQIETGRGANQIGTLKRSGDTRWSSHFNSICSLLRMFGATTSVLEDLATNGSTYSQRGDATYALKSLLSFDFVFILHMMKEIMGITDKLCQALQQKSQDILNAMHLVSSTKSLIQQLRDSSWGALLEKVSSFCNDHAIQIPDMGASFSDIIRSRRKKDVVTVEHHYRVDIFTSVIDFQLKELNSRFSEQATELLILSTSLDPKDAFKLFSVCNICNLVKNFYSLDFSEQEKIQLDYELQHYELDVVKAPDFQNLSTLAEFSYFIHLFGEWNWWKILLYILFSCLVCLAVLFHKAWNMILQQHEGLPKFLVLTSTTVFLFFSDRPSNGKSDAYGVISCVAFSVMSLICRFSELLTFFTGALIVQLMGIKLFLCAVGVVLCFIFIVQAPYLQRYLVEIRGESQPYNQFQDEHQVIIDIDHDHQPEAVSYLVAPPSIVEDLVGQLLIGENDEIQEVVEVISSLESSEDQLLDQLLQVIANIATDTREYTSVLELFRIYWPRVGCLAFKYDYTFSVTSDITSTSRKEILYFNIIIRKLKLPIQDDIKEKVVTRIGGGDWIHKPRHARWPVTQSSMEDDLTTSLPNISLPSIIMPAYANFINRFHKVLARMERLTSKAQNALKQNTTIFGFIDQWPTMNVKVLKLD, from the exons ATGGATGAGTACCCTCTTTCTGGTCTAGAAAGTCATCCTCGTCGTTTCAAAGCTCATTGGTTTAAGAGTTTTTCTTGGCTAGAATATTCGCCAGAAGTGGATGCTGCATTTTGTCTTCCATGCTATTTATTTTCTAGAAAATCAAGTCCATTCACATCAGAAGGATTTCGCAATtggaaaaaagtgaataatggaaaggATTGTGCATTTTTATCTCATGTGGGTAAATCTCTTAATTCTCCTCATAATATTGCTGTTAAGTCTTGTAAAGATTTGCTTAATCAATTATGTCACATTGACAAAGTATTGGCTAAGCAAAGCTCACAACAAGTTTTAAGCAATAGATTGCGTCTTAAAGCCTCTATTGATACTGTCAAATGGTTAACGTTTCAAGCTTGTGCTTTTAGGGGACATGACGAGAGTCATGAGTCTCAGAATCGAGGAAATTTTCttgaaatgttaaaattattagctTCTTACAATAAAGAA ACCGCTGGTATATGGCCGCCACCATTTGCCGTTTCTCGCGTAGTGTACACATCACCTTCTATTCAAAAGGAAATTCTACATGTTTTTGCTAGAAAGGTGCAAAATGAAATTCGCAATGAGATTGGTAATGCAAAgttttgtttgattgttgatgaaGCTAGAGATGAATCTAGAAGAGAACAAATGGCACTTGTTGTTAGATTTGTTGATAAGCATGGATTTGTCAAAGAAAGGCTAATAGATGTTGTTCATGTCAAAGATACTACTTCTGCTACTCTAAAACAAGAGATTTGTTCTGCATTATCTCATCACAATCTCAACATTCAAAATGTTCGAGGTCAAGGGTATGACGGAGCTAGTAATATGCGTGGAGAGTGGAAAGGGTTACAAGCTTTAATTATTCAAGAATGTCCTTATGCATATTATGTTCATTGCTTTGCTCATCAATTACAGCTAGCTCTTGTTGCTGCGGCTAAAGAAGTTGTTGATGTTCATGCTTTTTTCCAAAGTTTGAGTAATATTATCAATGTTGTGTGCTCTTCTTGCAAACGCAATGATGAATTACGATCTGCTTATGCAACTGAAATTTCCCATTTAGTTGCAACTAATCAAATTGaaacaggaagaggagcaaaTCAAATTGGCACATTAAAAAGATCAGGAGATACCAGGTGGAGCTCTCACTTCAACTCAATTTGTAGCCTTTTACGTATGTTTGGAGCAACAACTTCAGTTCTGGAAGATTTGGCTACTAATGGATCTACATATTCTCAACGTGGTGATGCTACTTATGCTCTTAAatctttattatcatttgattttgttttcattttgcatATGATGAAAGAAATCATGGGAATCACTGATAAACTTTGTCAAGCATTGCAACAAAAATCTCAAGACATTTTGAATGCTATGCATCTGGTTTCTAGTACAAAGTCATTGATTCAACAGTTAAGAGATAGTAGTTGGGGAGCACTTTTGGAGAAAGTTAGTTCTTTCTGCAATGATCATGCTATTCAGATACCTGATATGGGTGCTTCTTTTAGTGACATAATTCGGTCTCGTCGTAAAAAGGATGTTGTCACTGTTGAACACCACTATCGTGTTGACATTTTTACTAGCGTGATAGATTTTCAATTGAAAGAGCTAAATAGTAGATTTAGTGAGCAAGCAACCGAGCTCCTCATACTGAGTACATCTCTAGATCCTAAAGATGCTTTCAAGTTATTCAGTGTTTGCAACATATGCAATCTTGTAAAGAATTTctattctttagatttttctgagcaagaaaagattcaattggattatgagttacaacattatgaacttgatgtggttaaagctccagattttcagaatttgtctactcttgctgaatt CAGCTATTTCATCCACCTTTTTGGAGAGTGGAACTGGTGGAAGATCCTTCTTTACATTTTATTCAGTTGCCTCGTTTGTTTGGCCGTGTTGTTTCATAAAGCATGGAATATGATTCTCCAGCAGCACGAAGGGCTTCCGAAATTCTTGGTTTTGACCTCCACCACTGTGTTCTTATTCTTCTCTGATAGACCTTCAAATGGGAAATCAGATGCATACGGCGTGATCTCGTGCGTTGCCTTTTCGGTCATGTCACTTATTTGCAGGTTCAGTGAACTCCTCACCTTCTTCACGGGAGCTCTAATTGTACAGCTCATGGGAATCAAGTTGTTCTTATGTGCTGTGGGAGTGGTTTTGTGCTTCATCTTCATTGTTCAAGCTCCCTATTTACAAAGATATCTTGTTGAAATCCGAGGTGAGTCTCAGCCTTATAATCAATTTCAAGATGAGCATCAAGTAATCATTGACATAGATCATGATCATCAGCCTGAAGCAGTAAGTTACCTTGTTGCTCCTCCATCCATCGTCGAAGATCTGGTCGGTCAGCTGCTCATTGGTGAAAATGATGAGATTCAAGAGGTCGTTGAGGTAATATCTTCGCTAGAATCCAGTGAAGATCAGCTTCTAGATCAGCTTCTACAAGTCATTGCAAATATTGCCACTGATACTCGAGAGTACACATCTGTTTTGGAACTGTTCAGGATTTACTGGCCCAGGGTCGGTTGCCTTGCCTTCAAATACGACTATACTTTTTCTGTGACAAGTGATATTACATCTACATCAAGAAAGGagattttgtattttaacatTATCATCAGGAAGCTAAAGCTACCGATCCAAGATGATATTAAGGAGAAGGTTGTAACAAGGATCGGTGGCGGTGATTGGATCCATAAACCACGTCATGCAAGATGGCCTGTCACTCAGTCGTCCATGGAGGATGATCTCACAACATCACTGCCAAACATTTCCTTGCCATCAATAATAATGCCAGCTTATGCAAACTTCATCAATAGATTCCACAAAGTTCTTGCTAGAATGGAACGTCTCACATCCAAGGCTCAAAATGCACTCAAACAAAACACAACCATTTTTGGTTTTATAGATCAGTGGCCAACAATGAATGTAAAAGTCCTCAAACTTGATTGA
- the LOC112795161 gene encoding uncharacterized protein isoform X4 has product MILMAKFQLEHNWRVSILQLMKKTPIFMENLLTRNVKNLSMCLSIINVFELVRSLKPTYTQFPFGTRACSARTTIFIYATAFTKTAPSRASLIETPVLWLGRLCIFYALLKAGLAGSHANPLVSELKISDGNDSADLGFSKWTHAILEKPGLIELFSFWDIGNYYGVQLLDASVTKYQDYGR; this is encoded by the exons ATGATCTTGATGGCAAAATTCCAATTGGAACACAACTGGAGAGTTTCGATCCTGCAACTTATGAAGAAAACCCCAATCTTTATGGAGAACCTCTTAACAAGAAATGTCAAAAATTTATCAATGTGTTTGAGTATTATCAATGTGTTTGAGTTAG TGAGATCACTGAAGCCTACTTATACACAGTTTCCATTTGGTACAAGAGCATGTTCTGCTCGGACTACAATTTTTATATATGCTACAGCTTTT ACCAAGACCGCACCCTCACGTGCCTCTTTGATCGAGACCCCAGTCCTCTGGCTTGGCAGGCTCTGCATCTTCTACGCCCTCCTTAAGGCTGGGCTAGCTGGATCTCATGCCAACCCACTTGTCTCAG AATTGAAAATCAGTGACGGCAATGATTCTGCTGATTTAGGGTTCTCTAAATGGACACATGCTATACTTGAAAAACCAGGTCTGATTGAGCTGTTTTCTTTTTGGGATATTGGGAACTATTACGGTGTTCAGCTTCTTGATGCTTCAGTGACAAAGTACCAAGATTATGGTCGCTGA
- the LOC112795161 gene encoding uncharacterized protein isoform X5, which produces MILMAKFQLEHNWRVSILQLMKKTPIFMENLLTRNVKNLSMCLSIINVFELVRSLKPTYTQFPFGTRACSARTTIFIYATAFTKTAPSRASLIETPVLWLGRLCIFYALLKAGLAGSHANPLVSELKISDGNDSADLGFSKWTHAILEKPETKR; this is translated from the exons ATGATCTTGATGGCAAAATTCCAATTGGAACACAACTGGAGAGTTTCGATCCTGCAACTTATGAAGAAAACCCCAATCTTTATGGAGAACCTCTTAACAAGAAATGTCAAAAATTTATCAATGTGTTTGAGTATTATCAATGTGTTTGAGTTAG TGAGATCACTGAAGCCTACTTATACACAGTTTCCATTTGGTACAAGAGCATGTTCTGCTCGGACTACAATTTTTATATATGCTACAGCTTTT ACCAAGACCGCACCCTCACGTGCCTCTTTGATCGAGACCCCAGTCCTCTGGCTTGGCAGGCTCTGCATCTTCTACGCCCTCCTTAAGGCTGGGCTAGCTGGATCTCATGCCAACCCACTTGTCTCAG AATTGAAAATCAGTGACGGCAATGATTCTGCTGATTTAGGGTTCTCTAAATGGACACATGCTATACTTGAAAAACCAG AAACTAAGAGATGA
- the LOC112795161 gene encoding uncharacterized protein isoform X1, with amino-acid sequence MILMAKFQLEHNWRVSILQLMKKTPIFMENLLTRNVKNLSMCLSIINVFELVRSLKPTYTQFPFGTRACSARTTIFIYATAFVSCLLSLCPLLFNLFFLIPLFHSFMCLKLEYNHHVNYICFVLTYNAYNYITFGRKTKTAPSRASLIETPVLWLGRLCIFYALLKAGLAGSHANPLVSELKISDGNDSADLGFSKWTHAILEKPGLIELFSFWDIGNYYGVQLLDASVTKYQDYVQNLDALS; translated from the exons ATGATCTTGATGGCAAAATTCCAATTGGAACACAACTGGAGAGTTTCGATCCTGCAACTTATGAAGAAAACCCCAATCTTTATGGAGAACCTCTTAACAAGAAATGTCAAAAATTTATCAATGTGTTTGAGTATTATCAATGTGTTTGAGTTAG TGAGATCACTGAAGCCTACTTATACACAGTTTCCATTTGGTACAAGAGCATGTTCTGCTCGGACTACAATTTTTATATATGCTACAGCTTTTGTAAGTTGTTTACTCTCTCTATGTcctcttctttttaatttattttttctaattccaTTATTCCACTCGTTTATGTGTTTGAAATTGGAGTATAACCACCATGTAAATTATATTTGTTTTGTACTCACCTATAATGCATATAATTACATTACATTTGGGAGGAAGACCAAGACCGCACCCTCACGTGCCTCTTTGATCGAGACCCCAGTCCTCTGGCTTGGCAGGCTCTGCATCTTCTACGCCCTCCTTAAGGCTGGGCTAGCTGGATCTCATGCCAACCCACTTGTCTCAG AATTGAAAATCAGTGACGGCAATGATTCTGCTGATTTAGGGTTCTCTAAATGGACACATGCTATACTTGAAAAACCAGGTCTGATTGAGCTGTTTTCTTTTTGGGATATTGGGAACTATTACGGTGTTCAGCTTCTTGATGCTTCAGTGACAAAGTACCAAGATTATG TTCAAAATTTGGATGCATTATCATAG
- the LOC112795161 gene encoding uncharacterized protein isoform X2, which translates to MILMAKFQLEHNWRVSILQLMKKTPIFMENLLTRNVKNLSMCLSIINVFELVRSLKPTYTQFPFGTRACSARTTIFIYATAFVSCLLSLCPLLFNLFFLIPLFHSFMCLKLEYNHHVNYICFVLTYNAYNYITFGRKTKTAPSRASLIETPVLWLGRLCIFYALLKAGLAGSHANPLVSELKISDGNDSADLGFSKWTHAILEKPETKR; encoded by the exons ATGATCTTGATGGCAAAATTCCAATTGGAACACAACTGGAGAGTTTCGATCCTGCAACTTATGAAGAAAACCCCAATCTTTATGGAGAACCTCTTAACAAGAAATGTCAAAAATTTATCAATGTGTTTGAGTATTATCAATGTGTTTGAGTTAG TGAGATCACTGAAGCCTACTTATACACAGTTTCCATTTGGTACAAGAGCATGTTCTGCTCGGACTACAATTTTTATATATGCTACAGCTTTTGTAAGTTGTTTACTCTCTCTATGTcctcttctttttaatttattttttctaattccaTTATTCCACTCGTTTATGTGTTTGAAATTGGAGTATAACCACCATGTAAATTATATTTGTTTTGTACTCACCTATAATGCATATAATTACATTACATTTGGGAGGAAGACCAAGACCGCACCCTCACGTGCCTCTTTGATCGAGACCCCAGTCCTCTGGCTTGGCAGGCTCTGCATCTTCTACGCCCTCCTTAAGGCTGGGCTAGCTGGATCTCATGCCAACCCACTTGTCTCAG AATTGAAAATCAGTGACGGCAATGATTCTGCTGATTTAGGGTTCTCTAAATGGACACATGCTATACTTGAAAAACCAG AAACTAAGAGATGA